In Cloacibacillus sp., the genomic window ATTTCAAGGGACTTTTCTCCCGGCAGCGAACCGAGTATCAACGTTTGTGAACCCTCATTTATAACCGGACCGAAGCTGTATTTCATTTTTACGATTCCCCTTTGCCTATGCTTATCATATTTTATCCCCTTTCGCGCGGCTTTTGCGGGTGATTCGCCGCTCATCGGCGGCGTAAATTTTGTGCAACCGATTGAATATACATTATCACCGACAAAAAATATCTGCGAAGGGGGTTGACGTATTATATTTAAGGGCTATAATACTCTGGAACTTTGAACGATTGGTAAAATCAAAAAATAAACAAAACATATATTCAGGTTCAATTTGTTTATAGAAAAGTGAAGGAGTGCGCGACCGATGAAGAAGAGAATTTATTTGACGCTGAGCGACGGTTCGGTATGGCCCGGCTATGGGCATATCGAAGCCCCGGTGGAGGGGGAAGTCGTCTTTACCACAGCCTCCTGCGGCTATCCCCAGACGCTGACGGACCCGTCCTATAACGGTCAGATCGTCGTCTTTGCCTTTCCCCCCATCGGCATCTACGGGGTGGATAAGGAAAATCTTGAGGGACGGCGGGTATGGGCGCGCGCAGCTCTTATGACCTGCCTAGACGAGACGGAGGAGGGGCGTTTTGAAAGCCTGAGCTCCTGGATGGCGGGGAACGGCCGTCCGCTCGTCTCCGATATCGATACCCGCCAGCTGATTTTAAAGATCCGCGAGTGCGGCTCGATGATGGGACGCATAGACGTTGAGCCGCACGCGCCGGAGATAAATGAACTGCCGCATACGCTTGTCGCGGAGGTCTCCTGCAGGGAAAGGGAGATATGCGGCGAGGGTGAGCTGACCGTCGCGCTGATGGACTACGGTGTTAAGGAAAATATCATCCGCGGCATGGTGCGCCGCGGATGCCGCGTGATACGTTTCCCCCATAACGCCGCCGCCGCCGAGGTGCTTGCCTCCGGCGCGGACGGCATCCTGCTGAGCAACGGCCCCGGCGACCCCGCGGTGCTCGATTTAGAGGCGGGGGAGATCGCGAAGATGCTCGGCGCCAAGCCGATACTCGGCGTCTGTCTCGGCAACCAGCTTCTCGCGCGCGCCTGCGGGGCAAAGACGAAAAAGCTTCCCTTCGGCCACCGCGGCGCGAATCAGCCCGTGCTCGAATGCGCCACGGGACGCGGCCTGCTCACGAGCCAGAATCACCAGTATGCCGTGGACGGGGATACTCTCGCGGGGACGGATCTTGAGGTCGCCTACAGCCACCTTGGGGACGGCACGGTGGAGGGGCTTCGCCACAGACGTTTTGACGCGCTCTCCGTGCAGTTCCACCCCGAGGCCTCTCCGGGACCGGAGGACGCCTCCTATATTTTCGATAATTTCGTGATCCGCATGCAGGCCGCTAAAGGGAGATAGGTGAGGGACGATGAGAGACACTACGATAAAAAAGGTTCTTGTTCTGGGCTCCGGCCCGATAAAGATCGGACAGGCCGCGGAGTTTGATTACGCCGGTACGCAGGCCTGCCGCGCGCTGAAGGAGGAAGGGTGCAGCGTCATCCTGCTTAACAGCAATCCGGCGACGATACAGACGGACGACTCCGTCGCCGACCACGTATATATCCGCCCGCTGCTCCCCTATGTGGTGGAGAGCATCCTCAAAGAGCACCGTCCGGACGGCGTGGTGGCGACGCTGGGCGGCCAGACGGGGCTCAATCTCTGCATGGAGTGCGAAAAGCTCGGCATGTGGCGGCGCTACAAGTGCCGCGTCCTTGGCACGCAGCCGGAGGCGATCGAGCGCGCGGAGGCGCGCGAACCGTTCCGCAAGGCGATGCTCGACGCCGGACAGCCGATAATCGCGAGCCACGGCATCTCTTCGGTCGCCGGGGCGCAGGAGTTCGCGCTGCACACGCCGCTGCCGCTGATACTCCGCCCCGACTTCACGCTGGGCGGCTCCGGCAACTCGGTGGTGCGCAGTATTGAAAGCTTCGTCGTGCAGACGGAGGACGCGCTCACCGCCTCGCCGGTGGGACGCGCCCTCATCGAACGCTACCTTGAGGGCTGGCACGAGATCGAGGTCGAGGTGGTGCGCGACAACGCGGGAAACTCGCTGGCCGTATGCAGTATGGAGAACATCGACCCGATGGGCGTTCACACGGGCGACTCGATCGTCGTCTCGCCGGTGCTCACCCTGACCGATAAAGAATGGCAGATGATACGCACGGCGGCGCTGCGGATCGTCGAAGTGCTTGATATACGCGGCGCCTGCAACGTGCAGTTCGCCCTCGCCCCCGACGGCAGCGAATACTATGTCATCGAGGTGAATCCGCGCGCGAGCCGCTCAAGCGCCCTCGCGAGCAAGGCGACGGGATACCCGATCGCGCGCATGGCGGCGAAGATCGCCCTCGGACTCAACCTTACGGAGATGGCCAACCCCGTGACCGGCGCGGGCAGCGCCCTCTCGGAGCCGGCGCTCGACTATGTGGCCGTCAAGGTTCCCTCGTGGCCCTTCGACACCTTCCCGCAGGCCGACCCCTCGCTGGGGCCGCGCATGAAGGCCACGGGAGAGGTGATGGCCCTCGCTTCGAACTTCGCGCAGGGGCTCGTCAAGGCCTACCGTTCGCTCGCCCGCGGCCGCACCCTTCCCGACCGGAAGCTGCGCAGCTGGGAGACGCGCCGCCTCTGGGAGCAGGTGAACACGCCGACCAACCTCCGCCTGGAGGCGATCACGGAGCTGCTGCGCCGCAGTTCGGTAACGGTGGAGGAGATGGCGCGCAAAACGCATATCCGCCGGTACTTTATAGAACAGCTCAACGCCATACAGCTCGCGGAAAAATATCTCGAAGAGGACGGCGCGGTGAACGGAAATATCGTGAGCGCCGCGAAGAAGGGCTTCTCCGTCAGCCAGATAGCGCTCGCCGCCGATATCTCCAAGGACGAGGTGCTGCGGCGGCTGGAGGAGGAGGGATACACGACCGGTTACCGCGAGGTCGACGGCTGCGCCGGTGAATTCCCCTCCGGCTCCGGCTATTACTACGGCGTGAATGGCGCGAAGGACGACCCCTACGAGCCACACAGCGGCGGCATCGTCGTCATCGGCTCCGGCGCGATACGCATCACTCAGGGCGTGGAGTTTGACTACTGCTGCGTCAAGGCGGTGGAGGCCCTGCGCCGCCGCGGCGTCCGCGCGATAATGATGAACGTCAACCCTGAGACGGTGAGCACGGATCACGACATCTCCGACGCCCTCTATCTCGAACCTCTGACCGTCGACGACGCGCTGCCGGTGCTGAAACGCGAAAATGCGGCGGGAGTCTTCGCCTGCTTCGGCGGCCAGACCTCGCTTCGTCTCGGCCTCGACCTCGCCGCCGAGGGCGTGAAGCTTTTCGGCCCCGGCGCCGAGGTGATCGACGCGGCGGAGGACCGCGGAAAGTTCTCCCGTTTGCTGACGAAAATCGGCGTTCCCGAACCGGAGGGCATCGACGTCGCCTCGGTGGAGGAGGCGAAGGAGGTCGGGCGCCGGCTGGGTTATCCGCTGATGGTGCGCCCGAGCTTCGTCATCGGAGGCGTCGCGATGAAGGCCGTCTACAGCGAGCAGGCCCTCGTATCGGTCCTTCAGGAGGCCTTTGAGGCGGTCCCCGGCCAGAGGGTGATGGTGGACCAGTTCCTCGCGGGGCGTGAATTTGAATGCGACGCGATCTGCGACGGGGAGGACGTCCTCATCCCCGGAATATTCGAGCACATCGATCCCTCGGGAATACACTCCGGCGACTCGATCGCCGTCTTCCCCAGCTACTCCCTGACCAAGGAACAGCAGCAGGAGGTGCTGAACTTCGTCAAAGTCATATCAAAGGAGCTTGACATCCACGGGCTTCTGAACATCCAGTTCGTACTGCGCGGCGGCGTCTTCTGGATCATCGAGGCCAATCCGCGCGCGAGCCGCACGGT contains:
- the carA gene encoding glutamine-hydrolyzing carbamoyl-phosphate synthase small subunit — encoded protein: MKKRIYLTLSDGSVWPGYGHIEAPVEGEVVFTTASCGYPQTLTDPSYNGQIVVFAFPPIGIYGVDKENLEGRRVWARAALMTCLDETEEGRFESLSSWMAGNGRPLVSDIDTRQLILKIRECGSMMGRIDVEPHAPEINELPHTLVAEVSCREREICGEGELTVALMDYGVKENIIRGMVRRGCRVIRFPHNAAAAEVLASGADGILLSNGPGDPAVLDLEAGEIAKMLGAKPILGVCLGNQLLARACGAKTKKLPFGHRGANQPVLECATGRGLLTSQNHQYAVDGDTLAGTDLEVAYSHLGDGTVEGLRHRRFDALSVQFHPEASPGPEDASYIFDNFVIRMQAAKGR
- the carB gene encoding carbamoyl-phosphate synthase large subunit translates to MRDTTIKKVLVLGSGPIKIGQAAEFDYAGTQACRALKEEGCSVILLNSNPATIQTDDSVADHVYIRPLLPYVVESILKEHRPDGVVATLGGQTGLNLCMECEKLGMWRRYKCRVLGTQPEAIERAEAREPFRKAMLDAGQPIIASHGISSVAGAQEFALHTPLPLILRPDFTLGGSGNSVVRSIESFVVQTEDALTASPVGRALIERYLEGWHEIEVEVVRDNAGNSLAVCSMENIDPMGVHTGDSIVVSPVLTLTDKEWQMIRTAALRIVEVLDIRGACNVQFALAPDGSEYYVIEVNPRASRSSALASKATGYPIARMAAKIALGLNLTEMANPVTGAGSALSEPALDYVAVKVPSWPFDTFPQADPSLGPRMKATGEVMALASNFAQGLVKAYRSLARGRTLPDRKLRSWETRRLWEQVNTPTNLRLEAITELLRRSSVTVEEMARKTHIRRYFIEQLNAIQLAEKYLEEDGAVNGNIVSAAKKGFSVSQIALAADISKDEVLRRLEEEGYTTGYREVDGCAGEFPSGSGYYYGVNGAKDDPYEPHSGGIVVIGSGAIRITQGVEFDYCCVKAVEALRRRGVRAIMMNVNPETVSTDHDISDALYLEPLTVDDALPVLKRENAAGVFACFGGQTSLRLGLDLAAEGVKLFGPGAEVIDAAEDRGKFSRLLTKIGVPEPEGIDVASVEEAKEVGRRLGYPLMVRPSFVIGGVAMKAVYSEQALVSVLQEAFEAVPGQRVMVDQFLAGREFECDAICDGEDVLIPGIFEHIDPSGIHSGDSIAVFPSYSLTKEQQQEVLNFVKVISKELDIHGLLNIQFVLRGGVFWIIEANPRASRTVPIVSKISKLPVIDMAVGVALGERLRDMPYGTGLYPETGQWSVKVPVFSNDKLPGLDPKLGPRMMSTGESLGVAGNLADAIMDGLKGSGWLPPAVGRILMSIADSEKSEAMPVASQYKMLGWEIDATEGTAAYLKKWGIDVNRVEREELVHRLRAGEWDLVLNIPGGNERHIADGAMIRKQACAAGTPCLHSIAAAWAVAAGLNSR